Part of the Flagellimonas eckloniae genome, TGGGCGAAAATACAGCAATCGCCCTACGTAATTCAGGAAACTGCCCTTATTTTTGAAAAAGCATCCCAAGATCAATATGATTATGTAATTTTAATTACCGCACCTATCAATTTAAGGTTGGGTAGGGTTATGAGAAGGGACGGAGTTTCTGAAAAAGAAGTTTTGGACCGTATTAAAAACCAGATGGGAGATGATGAAAAGTTGGTACTTGCAGATTTTCATATTGACAATATTGATTTAGAAACAACCCAAAAAGAGGTTGCAAAACTGCACAAAACACTTGTTATCCTTTCAGATTGACCAACAATTTTAACATTTTTGTTAAGGTTAGGTTAAACGGTAAAAGGCCTAAATGTTAAATTTCTAATTTTACCCCGATGAACAAGAAGCTATTCGTTCTTCTCGTCATTCTCATGAGCTTATCCCTTATAGGGATAATTTTTGTCCAAGTGTATTGGATAAGAACATCTGTAAATGACAAAGAGGAGCAATTCTCAAGAACGGTCACCGACATACTGGATAAAGTTGCAAGCAGGGTAGAGAAGAGGGAGATGAAAGATTATTCAGACCGATTGGCTTCACTGGTTGATAGTATTGGGGAACCCAAAACTACCCAGTTCAGAAATTTTATGTTTGTCGATAGGGATTTGAATTCTGATGAAATTCTGTTCTATTCACATGGAATTCTTGAAGAAGATTATAATATAACATCAACGTTCTTTGATAATTTAGGGGGTGAAGACACCACAATATTTAAAAATTTGACCAGTAAGCGGACCAAGACCGTTTTCAAGGAAGAATTTGGGCTGGACGGTAAAAGTTATAGTTTGACCCCAATTCAAAAAGCTGAAAAGATAGGAGGTCTGTCTAGTATTGATAAGGCAGCTTGGGAAGACGTTTTTATGGAGTATGCCAAAAGCAGTCCAATACACAAAAGGGTATCCAAAAAGGAATTGGAGCTGATGCTTAGTCAAGAATTGGGAAATAGAAACATAGATATCGATTATGAGTATGGGGTGTACAGCCAAGGCTATCCTACCAAAATCAAATCCAAAAAGTTCAAGTTTTCTGAATCCAAAATGTACAAGGCACCGATTTTTAAAGATGCTGAGGGGAATTCGAGTTTTTCGCTATTGCTCACATTTCCAACCATGAAGAAATTTCTTTTTCAATCGATAATGAGTATGGCCTTATTATCCCTGATTTTTACGCTTGTGATTATGGTGGCTTATTCCAGTGCTATCTATCAATTAATCAAGCAAAAACAAATATCTGAGATAAAGACGGATTTCATAAATAATATGACTCATGAGTTCAAGACTCCAATAGCGACAATAAATCTGGCCGTTGAAGCAATCAGAAATCCAAAATCAATTGAAGACAAGGAAAAAGTGTTGCGTTATTTGGGAATGATCAAGGATGAGAATAAACGTATGCATGCCCAGGTAGAAAATGTGCTAAGAATATCCAAATTGGAAAAAAATCAGTTGGACATACGTAAGGATAGGGTAGATGTTCATGACATAATAGTAGACGCTATTGCACATATTGAGTTGATTGTGGCTGATAGAGGAGGCTATATTAATTCGCATTGCGATGCTGAAAGGTCGGAGATACTGGCGAATGATGTCCATTTTACCAATGTAATCGTCAACATTTTGGACAATGCGGTAAAGTATTCAACGGAATCCCCTAAAATAGATGTTTTTACCGAAGTGGTTAAAAACAGTATCATAGTTAAAGTGAAGGATCAGGGAGCTGGAATGAGCAAGGCGGTCCTTAAAAGAGTTTTTGAGAAATTTTACCGGGAACATACCGGAGACATTCACAATGTAAAGGGTCATGGATTAGGGTTGGCCTATGTAAAACGAATAATAGAAGATCATCAAGGAGAGGTCTATGCGGAAAGTGAAAAGGGAAAAGGAAGTACTTTCTACATAAAACTACCTTTAATTTAAAAAATCATGGAAATAGAAAAAAAGAAAATACTTTTAGTTGAGGACGATCCAAACTTTGGTATCGTGTTAAAGGATTATTTGTCCATGAACGACTTTGACGTTGTTCTGGCAAAGAACGGAATGGAAGGTTTTGAGAAGTTCAAAAAAGATAACTATGATGTTTGCATTCTGGACGTAATGATGCCTTATAAAGATGGGTTTACCTTGGCAAGGGAAATACGGGAAAAGAATGAAAATGTCCCAATTATTTTTCTTACTGCCAAAACCATGAAAGAAGATGTGCTTAAGGGGTATAAGGCCGGAGCAGATGATTATTTGAACAAGCCTTTTGATTCTGAAGTATTATTGATGAAACTTAAAGCAATACTTCAAAGAAAGGCATCTAGCACCCTAGCAGACAGCAAGCAATTTGAATTTGAAATCGGAAATTTCCATCTGAATTCAAAACTACGCTTCCTAAAATATATGGATGAGGAAGCGGTTAAACTTTCTCCCAAGGAAAATGAGTTGTTGAGACTTCTCGCGCTTCATGAAAATGATTTAATGCCCAGGGAATTAGCGTTGACCAAAATATGGAGAGATGATAACTATTTCACTTCAAGAAGTATGGATGTTTACATTGCCAAATTAAGAAAATACCTTAAAAGGGATGATGTTGTGGAAATCCTAAATATTCATGGAGAAGGATTTAGATTGGTTGTTAAGGCTGAAAATCAATAAGTTTATCAAAAAGAAATAATACATAAATAAAGCCACCCTTTGGGTGGTTTTTTTATGCCAAAATGTAGATGATGGATACAGTAAAGATGCCCACAAAAGCAAGAATTGTGGTCATAACCGTCCAAGATTTAAAAGTTTGCTTTTCTGTAATACCTAAATATTGACCTACTAGCCAAAAACCACTATCATTTACATGTGAAAAGATACTTGCACCGGATGCAATGGCAATAACCATGCAGGCAAGCTCTATCGGACTTAATGATGCGTTTAGCAACAATGGTGATATTAAACCTGCTGCGGTAATCATGGCAACCGTAGAAGAACCTTGAATCACTCTAACAATTGCAGCACTTATAAAAGCAAATGCCAATACAGGAAAACCAGCATTGCTTAAAGATGTGGCTAACAGTTCTCCCGCACCTGTATTTGTAAGCACTTGTTTAAAAACCCCACCAGCACCTGTTAGTAAAATAATGGTTCCCGCCGGAGCCAATGATTTAGTAGAAATATCAAAAAGTTGCTGTTTGGTAAATCCTCTTTTGATTCCAAAGAAGTACCATGCCAAAATATTTGCGATTAACAATGCAGAAAAAGGATGCCCTATCAATGCAATACCGTTCAATACTGTTTTGTTGGTTATTCCCAATGCTCCAGTAGATACAATAGTGTTGAGTAGGATTAGAATAATTGGAAAGGCAATTATTAATAAGGTTTGACCAATGGGAGGTAGGGAAGAGGGTTCAGAGTCTTCCAGCTGTTTAGGAGCCTCCACAAATATTTTCTTTGCTATAAACCGGCCAAATAAAAGTCCGGCAATCAATGCGGTAGGAATACCAGCAAGAAAACCGACCAAAATAACCCAGCCCAAATCAGCTCCAATAATATCGGCTACGGCAATAGGACCAGGGGTTGGAGGAATAAATGCATGAGTAATGGCCAAACCTGCTAGTAATGGTATAGCATAGAGTAGAAGGGATTTTCCGGTTTTTCGTTGCAATGCATAGATCATTGGAACCAAAATGATAAAGGCAACATCAAAAAAAACAGGTATGGCTATTAAAAAACCAGAAATTACCATTGCTCCTGGAGCTTTTTTTAATCCAAATTTGGATACCATAAAATCGGCAATGGTTTTTGCCCCTCCCGAAGTTTCCAAGATAGCCCCGAACATTGCTCCAAGACCTACTACAGTGGCAACAAAGCCCAAAGTACTGCCCATGCCATCTTGAACGGTTTTAATAATTTCCTTTGCATCCAGTCCAGCAATTAAACCAACTGCAATACTCCCCATAAGTAAGGCAATAAAAGCATGGATCCGTAATTTTAAAATTAGGAACAGGAGTATGGCTATACCAGCTAAAACGGCTAACAATAAATTGATTTCTATCATTACGTTTGGTTTACAATATGATGTACAATGTCGTCAGGGGTCAAGGATATGGATACGGTAATTGCATCTACGGGAGGCTCAAGTGTTTCAAATTGTGATTTGAGTAGCTCCAAGGGCATAAAATGGTCTTTTCTATTTTCCAATCTAGATTTTATAAGCTCAAAAGAACCTTCCAAATGGACGAACTGTAGTTGATTCTCCATTTCATTTTGTAATATTCCCCGGTAACTTTCTTTCAGGGCAGAGCACGCAATTATTGCACCTCTGAATTTGTATTCTTTAGCCAATTCATTCAACTTGATGAGCCATCCCTGTCTGTCATCATCATTTAATGGTTTACCGGCTGCCATTTTTTTGATATTTGCCTCAGGATGAAAATCATCCCCATCAAAAAAGGGAATGCCAAGTTTGTTGGAAAGCAAGTTGCCAATTGTGGATTTTCCAGTTCCGGAAACTCCCATTAGAATAAATACCTTTTTACTATTGGGCATGCAGGTTGGTTTTAAGTTGGTCAGTTATTTTTTCGAGCATTACTTCTTGCTCATCATCAAAATTAACCCAAAAAATATCCTTGTTTTTGCGTAACCATGTCAATTGTCTCTTGGCGAAGCGTCGTGTATTTTTTTTAATTTCGGAAATGGCAAAATCCAAGGTGAAATGCCCGTCAATATATTCAAAAAGTTCTTTGTAACCAACTGTTTGCAATGCATTGAGGTGTCTATGCTTGTAAAGCTTTTGCGCTTCTTCCAGCAAACCGGACTTCAACATAAGATCCACTCGTTGATTTATTCGGTCATAAATAACTTTTCTATCTGCTTGTATACCAACGTAAAAGGAAGTAAAGTTTCTCGTTTTCTTTTTCTGTCCTAAAAATGAGGAATAGGGTTTATTAGAGGTTATACAAACTTCCAAAG contains:
- the coaE gene encoding dephospho-CoA kinase (Dephospho-CoA kinase (CoaE) performs the final step in coenzyme A biosynthesis.), whose protein sequence is MKIVGLTGGIGTGKSTVAGMFKDLRVPIYDSDSEAKRLMTESSQLKKAIISLLGEKAYEGEALNRSFIASKVFENPTMLQELNEIVHPAVKEDFKEWAKIQQSPYVIQETALIFEKASQDQYDYVILITAPINLRLGRVMRRDGVSEKEVLDRIKNQMGDDEKLVLADFHIDNIDLETTQKEVAKLHKTLVILSD
- a CDS encoding sensor histidine kinase gives rise to the protein MNKKLFVLLVILMSLSLIGIIFVQVYWIRTSVNDKEEQFSRTVTDILDKVASRVEKREMKDYSDRLASLVDSIGEPKTTQFRNFMFVDRDLNSDEILFYSHGILEEDYNITSTFFDNLGGEDTTIFKNLTSKRTKTVFKEEFGLDGKSYSLTPIQKAEKIGGLSSIDKAAWEDVFMEYAKSSPIHKRVSKKELELMLSQELGNRNIDIDYEYGVYSQGYPTKIKSKKFKFSESKMYKAPIFKDAEGNSSFSLLLTFPTMKKFLFQSIMSMALLSLIFTLVIMVAYSSAIYQLIKQKQISEIKTDFINNMTHEFKTPIATINLAVEAIRNPKSIEDKEKVLRYLGMIKDENKRMHAQVENVLRISKLEKNQLDIRKDRVDVHDIIVDAIAHIELIVADRGGYINSHCDAERSEILANDVHFTNVIVNILDNAVKYSTESPKIDVFTEVVKNSIIVKVKDQGAGMSKAVLKRVFEKFYREHTGDIHNVKGHGLGLAYVKRIIEDHQGEVYAESEKGKGSTFYIKLPLI
- a CDS encoding response regulator transcription factor; this translates as MEIEKKKILLVEDDPNFGIVLKDYLSMNDFDVVLAKNGMEGFEKFKKDNYDVCILDVMMPYKDGFTLAREIREKNENVPIIFLTAKTMKEDVLKGYKAGADDYLNKPFDSEVLLMKLKAILQRKASSTLADSKQFEFEIGNFHLNSKLRFLKYMDEEAVKLSPKENELLRLLALHENDLMPRELALTKIWRDDNYFTSRSMDVYIAKLRKYLKRDDVVEILNIHGEGFRLVVKAENQ
- a CDS encoding GntP family permease, with product MIEINLLLAVLAGIAILLFLILKLRIHAFIALLMGSIAVGLIAGLDAKEIIKTVQDGMGSTLGFVATVVGLGAMFGAILETSGGAKTIADFMVSKFGLKKAPGAMVISGFLIAIPVFFDVAFIILVPMIYALQRKTGKSLLLYAIPLLAGLAITHAFIPPTPGPIAVADIIGADLGWVILVGFLAGIPTALIAGLLFGRFIAKKIFVEAPKQLEDSEPSSLPPIGQTLLIIAFPIILILLNTIVSTGALGITNKTVLNGIALIGHPFSALLIANILAWYFFGIKRGFTKQQLFDISTKSLAPAGTIILLTGAGGVFKQVLTNTGAGELLATSLSNAGFPVLAFAFISAAIVRVIQGSSTVAMITAAGLISPLLLNASLSPIELACMVIAIASGASIFSHVNDSGFWLVGQYLGITEKQTFKSWTVMTTILAFVGIFTVSIIYILA
- a CDS encoding gluconokinase, which gives rise to MPNSKKVFILMGVSGTGKSTIGNLLSNKLGIPFFDGDDFHPEANIKKMAAGKPLNDDDRQGWLIKLNELAKEYKFRGAIIACSALKESYRGILQNEMENQLQFVHLEGSFELIKSRLENRKDHFMPLELLKSQFETLEPPVDAITVSISLTPDDIVHHIVNQT